One Thermicanus aegyptius DSM 12793 DNA segment encodes these proteins:
- the copZ gene encoding copper chaperone CopZ: MVKETLTVQGMSCHHCVMAIEGSVGKLPGVSSVKVHLKEGKVDVEYDPNVTTRSKIEETIVEEGYEVVA; encoded by the coding sequence ATGGTGAAGGAAACGCTGACGGTCCAGGGTATGAGCTGCCATCATTGTGTCATGGCCATTGAAGGAAGCGTAGGGAAGCTGCCGGGGGTCTCCTCTGTGAAGGTTCACCTGAAAGAAGGAAAAGTGGACGTGGAATATGACCCGAACGTAACGACAAGGTCGAAGATCGAGGAGACCATCGTTGAGGAAGGGTATGAGGTTGTGGCATAA
- a CDS encoding metal-sensitive transcriptional regulator: MEIDEQALQEDLEACDEGQCGPGCRQGHVPPLIKEDLTKRMNRIEGQIRGIKGMIERNVYCDDVLNQISAAQSALNAVARILLESHMKTCVLERLKNGETEVVEEFTKTISKMMK, translated from the coding sequence ATGGAAATCGATGAACAGGCCCTGCAAGAGGACCTTGAAGCTTGTGATGAGGGGCAATGCGGACCCGGATGCCGCCAGGGTCATGTCCCCCCATTGATCAAGGAAGACCTCACCAAGCGAATGAATCGGATTGAAGGACAGATCCGGGGAATTAAAGGAATGATCGAGCGGAACGTTTATTGTGACGATGTTCTGAATCAGATCTCCGCCGCCCAATCCGCCTTAAATGCGGTAGCCAGGATCTTGTTAGAAAGCCACATGAAAACCTGTGTATTGGAGAGGCTAAAGAATGGAGAGACGGAGGTGGTGGAGGAATTTACGAAGACCATCTCCAAGATGATGAAGTAG